One genomic window of Nitrosomonas sp. Is35 includes the following:
- a CDS encoding dihydrofolate reductase: protein MTALRLSILVAMAKNRVIGRDNRLPWHLPADLKHFKFLTMGQTIVMGRKTYESIGKPLPGRANIVITRQTDYEVPGAVVVNSLEDALLVCEETSTIDTENFIIGGEKLYQQTIKICQRMYITEIQSNFDGDVFFPEFNPGDWEETQRDKHVEGNLEYHFVVLDRKSSTT, encoded by the coding sequence ATGACGGCATTACGTCTATCCATCTTGGTAGCAATGGCGAAAAATCGGGTTATTGGCCGGGATAATCGATTGCCTTGGCATTTACCGGCTGATTTGAAACATTTTAAGTTTCTAACGATGGGGCAAACCATTGTGATGGGACGTAAAACCTATGAATCGATTGGCAAACCTTTACCTGGAAGAGCCAATATCGTGATTACCCGCCAAACGGATTATGAAGTACCCGGTGCAGTCGTCGTCAATTCCTTGGAAGATGCATTGCTGGTATGTGAAGAGACCAGCACGATTGACACTGAAAATTTCATCATCGGGGGTGAGAAGCTTTACCAGCAAACGATTAAAATTTGCCAGCGCATGTATATCACCGAAATTCAAAGCAATTTTGATGGTGATGTGTTTTTCCCAGAATTTAATCCCGGCGACTGGGAAGAAACGCAGCGCGACAAACACGTCGAGGGAAATTTAGAATATCACTTTGTCGTGCTTGATCGTAAATCAAGCACGACATAA
- a CDS encoding TIGR03790 family protein, giving the protein MLTQICAKRIKRFPVILALILFSAFPVTLAAEALQHISLTRTGLMPEDIAIIINDSDPLSQQVGSYYQRARQIPEVNVIHLRFPPGRTTLTATEFKQLKAKIDRLTPEHVQAFAVAWTAPYRVECMSLTSALAFGFDKKYCADKCEPTAPSPYFNALGSYPFDDYKIRPAMMLAGTSFTQIKDLIDRGIASDHTFPKGQAYLLNTSDKARSTRAITFAETAKEFTGIFPVQVLEADFISDRKDVLFYFTGLTHVSSLDTLEFIPGALADHLTSVGGMLTDSSQMSSLRWLEAGATASYGTVIEPCSFPQKFPSPVVAMFHYALGASALEAYWKSVAWPGQGVFIGEPLAKPFAPLLREMSTDRFELKIFSPRVGRLKIEKSHSAAGPFKLASRPQTIRRGENRFLLKFNEKTDGYLKLHWN; this is encoded by the coding sequence ATGTTGACTCAAATATGCGCAAAACGAATCAAAAGGTTTCCAGTTATTCTCGCGTTGATTTTATTCTCTGCATTTCCCGTGACGCTTGCGGCAGAAGCTTTGCAGCATATTTCTCTGACGCGTACCGGCTTAATGCCGGAAGATATCGCTATAATCATCAATGACAGCGACCCGCTCTCCCAGCAAGTAGGCAGCTACTATCAGCGTGCACGGCAGATACCGGAAGTCAATGTCATTCATCTGCGTTTCCCACCCGGCCGCACCACCCTGACTGCAACGGAATTCAAGCAGCTGAAAGCTAAAATTGACCGGCTTACACCTGAGCATGTGCAAGCATTCGCCGTCGCCTGGACAGCTCCGTACCGGGTGGAATGCATGTCGCTGACTTCCGCTTTGGCATTTGGCTTCGACAAAAAATACTGCGCCGATAAGTGCGAACCGACAGCACCGAGTCCTTATTTCAATGCGCTCGGCTCTTACCCATTCGATGACTATAAGATACGTCCGGCTATGATGCTGGCCGGCACTTCGTTTACGCAGATTAAGGATTTGATTGACCGGGGCATTGCATCCGATCATACATTTCCCAAAGGTCAAGCATATTTGTTGAACACCTCGGATAAAGCGCGCAGTACACGCGCAATAACTTTCGCTGAGACGGCAAAAGAATTTACCGGCATTTTTCCAGTGCAGGTATTGGAAGCCGATTTCATTTCAGACCGCAAGGATGTGCTGTTTTATTTTACCGGACTTACCCACGTATCCTCGTTGGACACGCTCGAGTTTATCCCCGGTGCACTGGCCGATCACCTGACATCGGTGGGCGGCATGCTGACCGATTCTTCCCAGATGAGCAGCTTGCGCTGGCTGGAAGCAGGCGCCACGGCAAGCTATGGCACGGTCATTGAGCCCTGCAGTTTCCCGCAAAAATTCCCGTCCCCGGTAGTCGCCATGTTTCATTATGCATTGGGCGCCAGTGCGCTTGAGGCTTATTGGAAAAGCGTCGCGTGGCCGGGACAAGGCGTGTTCATTGGCGAACCTTTAGCGAAACCATTTGCGCCACTATTACGTGAAATGAGTACAGACCGGTTTGAATTGAAAATTTTCTCACCCCGAGTTGGACGATTAAAAATAGAAAAATCACATTCTGCTGCCGGACCGTTCAAGTTAGCTTCGCGACCCCAGACCATTCGCCGCGGAGAGAATCGATTTCTTTTAAAGTTCAATGAAAAAACGGATGGTTATTTGAAGTTACACTGGAATTAG
- a CDS encoding IS5 family transposase (programmed frameshift), with protein MEITETQYQQIEHCLPRQRGNVSHSNLQVLNAILYVAEHGCKWRGLPKRFGNWHTIYTRMNRWAKSGVLSHVFGQLQHQQIIRIRIETVSLDSTSIKVHPDGTGAFKKNGPQSIGKSRGGWTTKIHLVAADSRTTIGFALSPGHAHDAPEGRQLLLSLGPVNTPTYLLMDRAYEGDQTRQLALDLGYIPVVPPKANRLSPWEYNRAMYKKRNEIERLFRRLKGFRRIFSRFDKLDVVFISFIHFALIVEAIRLC; from the exons ATGGAAATCACCGAAACTCAATATCAACAGATCGAGCACTGCCTGCCGCGTCAGCGTGGCAACGTCAGCCATTCCAATCTGCAAGTTCTCAATGCCATTCTTTACGTTGCCGAGCATGGCTGCAAGTGGCGAGGACTGCCCAAGCGATTCGGCAACTGGCATACCATCTATACCCGCATGAATCGCTGGGCAAAGAGTGGTGTACTGAGCCATGTATTTGGGCAACTTCAGCATCAGCAAATCATCCGTATCCGTATTGAAACTGTTTCGCTGGACAGCACCAGCATCAAAGTCCATCCCGACGGTACGGGTGCGT TTAAAAAAAACGGCCCCCAATCCATCGGAAAATCTCGAGGTGGATGGACCACCAAAATTCATCTGGTTGCCGCAGATTCCAGAACAACCATAGGCTTTGCCCTCTCGCCCGGTCACGCCCACGATGCGCCAGAGGGCAGGCAGCTTTTGCTTTCCCTCGGTCCCGTCAATACGCCCACCTACCTGCTGATGGATCGTGCTTATGAGGGCGACCAAACCCGGCAACTGGCACTAGATTTGGGTTACATCCCGGTTGTTCCGCCCAAAGCAAATCGCTTGTCACCCTGGGAATACAACCGTGCCATGTACAAAAAACGCAACGAGATCGAACGATTGTTCAGAAGGCTCAAGGGATTTCGCCGCATCTTCTCCAGGTTCGATAAGCTCGATGTCGTCTTCATCTCCTTTATCCACTTCGCTCTCATCGTCGAAGCAATCAGATTGTGTTAA
- the dcd gene encoding dCTP deaminase: MTIKSDKWIRRMALEHGMIEPFEPDQIRHKDDQRIVSYGTSSYGYDIRCSDEFKLFTNINSTIVDPKNFDSNSFIDVKSDVCIIPPNSFALARTVEYFRIPRNVLTICLGKSTYARCGIIVNVTPFEPEWEGYVTLEFSNTTPLPAKIYANEGVAQVIFFESDEVCETSYKDRGGKYQGQQGVTLPKI; the protein is encoded by the coding sequence ATGACGATTAAATCAGATAAATGGATACGCCGCATGGCACTCGAACACGGCATGATCGAGCCGTTCGAGCCCGACCAGATCCGCCATAAAGACGATCAACGTATCGTTTCCTATGGAACTTCAAGTTACGGCTACGATATCCGCTGTTCGGACGAATTCAAGTTATTCACCAACATCAATTCCACGATTGTCGATCCGAAAAATTTTGACTCTAATTCGTTTATCGATGTTAAAAGCGATGTTTGCATCATCCCGCCTAATTCTTTTGCACTGGCGCGCACCGTCGAGTATTTCCGCATTCCGCGTAACGTGCTGACCATCTGCTTGGGTAAATCGACCTATGCGCGCTGCGGCATTATCGTCAACGTCACGCCATTCGAACCGGAATGGGAAGGTTATGTCACGCTGGAGTTTTCCAACACCACCCCCCTGCCCGCCAAAATCTATGCGAATGAAGGCGTGGCGCAAGTGATTTTCTTTGAATCGGATGAAGTGTGTGAAACATCGTACAAAGACCGGGGCGGAAAATATCAGGGTCAACAAGGCGTAACATTGCCGAAAATTTGA
- a CDS encoding type III PLP-dependent enzyme: protein MAILSSTLQKSDQSEVLFDTHPEVSLNFEHVRNALNEGYRRPFLLVDSNIIRQKTRRFKTAMPRVHPHYAVKANPDERVLKTLIEEGAGFEIASIAELDVLLKLGVPAAEIFYSNPMKSRAYLEYAAEKGVEWYVLDSIEEMRKIFSVKPDAKMYLRIDTPNIGSDWPLAGKFGTHLADINEIIQEAAKLKADLAGVTFHVGSQCRNPQNWRVGIERAKKVFAEMQLAGLNPRLLNIGGGYPVRHIKPIPSIEVIAEVINTAIADLPGNFRIMAEPGRYLVSDSAYFVCRVVGTATRNGKRWMYWDAGMFGGVIEMTEGLRYEILTDRKGSNIPWSVAGPTCDSVDILMHDLMLPNDIQEGDFIYIPNAGAYTTAYASNFNGFPLPDVKVI from the coding sequence ATGGCTATACTCTCGTCCACACTTCAAAAATCCGACCAATCTGAAGTTCTGTTTGATACGCACCCTGAAGTCAGTCTGAATTTTGAGCATGTCCGAAATGCTTTAAATGAAGGTTATCGACGACCTTTTTTACTGGTTGACAGCAATATAATCCGGCAAAAAACCCGGCGCTTCAAGACTGCAATGCCTCGAGTGCATCCGCATTATGCGGTGAAAGCCAATCCTGATGAGCGCGTACTGAAAACACTGATCGAAGAAGGCGCTGGTTTTGAAATTGCCTCCATCGCCGAGTTGGATGTATTACTCAAATTAGGTGTACCGGCTGCTGAAATTTTCTACAGCAATCCGATGAAATCCAGAGCTTATCTTGAATACGCCGCAGAAAAAGGCGTTGAGTGGTACGTACTCGATAGCATTGAAGAAATGCGTAAAATCTTCAGCGTTAAACCCGATGCAAAAATGTATTTGCGCATCGATACCCCCAATATCGGCAGCGATTGGCCATTAGCCGGAAAATTCGGCACACACTTAGCCGATATCAATGAAATCATTCAAGAAGCCGCCAAACTCAAAGCAGATCTAGCGGGTGTCACATTTCATGTCGGCTCGCAATGCCGTAATCCGCAAAATTGGCGTGTCGGTATCGAACGGGCTAAAAAAGTATTTGCTGAAATGCAACTAGCTGGCTTGAATCCCCGCTTGCTCAATATCGGCGGCGGCTACCCGGTTCGCCACATCAAACCGATTCCTTCCATCGAAGTTATTGCTGAAGTCATTAATACCGCTATTGCCGATTTACCGGGTAATTTCCGCATCATGGCAGAGCCAGGCCGCTATTTGGTATCGGATTCGGCTTATTTTGTCTGCCGCGTGGTTGGAACAGCAACGCGCAATGGAAAACGTTGGATGTACTGGGATGCAGGCATGTTTGGCGGTGTCATTGAAATGACCGAGGGTTTACGCTATGAGATTCTCACCGATCGGAAAGGCAGCAATATTCCATGGTCAGTTGCCGGACCAACCTGTGACTCCGTGGATATCCTGATGCACGACTTGATGTTGCCCAACGACATACAAGAAGGCGATTTCATCTATATTCCTAATGCAGGCGCCTATACGACGGCATACGCCAGCAATTTTAATGGCTTTCCATTACCTGATGTAAAAGTGATTTAA